The genomic region ACACTTTTTGCCATTATTTAATTACCTCTGCCGCGGTGATATTAAAATATGTTGACCGGCTTCCGTCCGTGCCTTTTTTCTGTTCCTGTTTTTCCATCTCTATCCCGGTAAAAATACCCGTTTTACTTAAAGCATTTAAAAACGCCGGTATCAGTTCAGGATTGGAAGAAACCGCCTTTATTGAAACCGCCCCCGTCTGCCTGTCGCAGTTAAAATCCTTCAGGCTGACGCCGGCAGGAGATGCTTTTTCCACCTTATATAACATCTCTGTCACGCTTATTGTTTTTTTCAATCCCATCACGTTAATCGCATTTACCCTTTTTTGGGTATTCAAGGCAAATTCAGGATCAATTACAGCCTTTTTAACCCGCGCTTCTTTAGCTTTTTCCCGAGTATTTTCCAGCCTTTTATTTACCCCGGGCATGCTTTTTTTCATAAAAGAAGCATCAAAAATCATAAATAGAAGGGTGAATATTAAAACGCAGGCAATAAATACAGCCGCGGATAACGTTATGTTTTTTACTGTTTTAGACCCTGTTATTAAATTTGTTGTTTTCATTTTATCTCACCATACGCGCACAGCAGGCTTATTGGAACCTGCGCTGTGCCCGCTTTTTGTACTGCCGTTTCAGTTTCAAA from Candidatus Goldiibacteriota bacterium harbors:
- a CDS encoding PilN domain-containing protein; this translates as MKTTNLITGSKTVKNITLSAAVFIACVLIFTLLFMIFDASFMKKSMPGVNKRLENTREKAKEARVKKAVIDPEFALNTQKRVNAINVMGLKKTISVTEMLYKVEKASPAGVSLKDFNCDRQTGAVSIKAVSSNPELIPAFLNALSKTGIFTGIEMEKQEQKKGTDGSRSTYFNITAAEVIK